ATTTGATGATACTACCCTTGTGCCAGACGTGGTGTCTTTTGAGGCCAGGCCTAGTAGTTGCTTATCCTGTGTTTCTCTCCTGCTTGGTACCTGTCCAGGCACTCCAAATGCCTGGCTTTAAGTATGTCTTGTTCAGATTTTGGCCTTGGACATTGCCTGATTCTTGTCTGGTCAGGTaggataattctgggcccaacaattaccccttatcttcttattccctaatggatctggccaggaataaggagataaaaattcggGCCAGGCAAAAATCGTATAGGAATATTTTACCGGAATAGAATTTGTGTTTGGTTCAACTTCTATAACGGCTATTTTTCCAATAATGGGGTagattcacaaaaccctaggagagttaTGATTAGGTTTGTCCACTTGCTTTTGCCCGTTtgtttttgcggctataaatatcttGTTCCGTTTGCCTTTGTTTTCATATTCTCATTCTCCaatctttcctttctttctctaaaattctgTCTCTTCCAAAATTCTCTTGTGAAATCAACCTttctttgaaaacaaaaaaacgaaTACTTCAATTAAATCTGCAATCATGGCTAGGGGGAGAAGAAAGACGGCTACATTTAAAGCTCCTACTGAGGTTGAGAAAGTTCCTGCTGTTGTTGATGTTCCAGACATCATTcatgaggatgaagttgtggagatAACTGCTCCCCCAGAAATTTTGTCTATGTCATACAACGGGGTTGAATATACTCCTGTGAAGGCTTTGACCACTTCTTTTCATGAGGCTAACCAGTTGAAGCCGACCTTTGAACATTAACTAAAAGGCAGGGGTCTTATTCCTACTGAAGCTGACGTTTGGATCCCTGAGAGCGGCCAAGTCAGGGCCAATTGGAGTAGTCCAGACTGGTTTTGCATCTTTGAATGGGCGTTTAAGGGTGGATGTCAACTTTCACTTTTTCTCTTCATGGCTGAGGTTATCAAGGCTATCAGGGTTCCTCcatttcaactcatgccaatggtttggaagatctTCCATTCAGTTGAGCAATTATGTACTAAACACAAGTTGGTCATCACTCTAGAAGATTTTAAGAACGTCTATCATTTGAAGAGTCATTCCCCTGGTCGGTTTAATCTTCGAGTCAGTTCGAAGATGGCTCATCTGATTACCAACTTCGATTCAGGAGATGATAAAGGATGGGCCCAGACCTTTATGTTCATCAGGGCTGACTCTATTGCCCCTGATTTGGATTATCTCAATTACCCTGCCGTTGAGGGAGGTAATTTTTCTTTTCCTGTATTATATTCTGGTTAGAGATAAGTCATACTATTTTGAAAATATGCTTACTTGATTTTGTCTTTATAGTGACTGATTGGGCAAatgatcctgatgctgaggggtcaGCTGACCGGATTGCTGCCTTTATGGCGTTGCCTGAAGAGGAAATGAcatggcctgcctgtctggggcagGCACGTATGCCTCGCTTCAAGAAAGCTAAACTGAGAACTTACAAACCTGTGCAGGGTGCTAAAGCTTCAAGGGCTTCTTCATCAGGCAGTAAGTTTTATTGCCTTTGCTTTGTAGATTTTTTGTTTGAACATGTGTTTATATTGCTGGTGTAGAATCTCGTCGTACAGCTACTAGAGCTTCTGCTAGGATAGCTAGTTTTGGTTTGTCCCCGGTGAAGGCAGGTGTTTCCCAAATTATAGGGGAGAAATCCAAGAGTAGTGAGGCTAGAGGGAGTGATAGTGTTGTACAGGTTCAGGCGCCTGTTCAGGAGGTTCAGCTGGTGTCTCCTGAAATGGTTGTGGATGAGGTTGGTCGGGCTGAAAAGAGGAAGAGGGTTGATGAAACTTCAGATGGGATCCATGAGGTTAGGGGGTCAGGGCCAGGCTTGATGAGGTTCAGTTTGCCATGGAACAGATCCAGGCTCACTCTTATCTGGTTGATGACCCTTTTAATAAATATCAGGCTGAGGATTCTTCTGCTCGTGGGTTGGCATCTATGTACTATACCAGGGATAATGCTGCTAACCTTATGACTATGCTGCAGGAGGTAATTTTTTGTcagtttttgttttggttgttttttGTTATGTTTTGGCTGACTGGCGATATTTTTGTAGAATGtgaatgatatgttgaggggtgcCTGCCAGCTTGATTCTGTGACTGGCCTCAAAGataccttggattgggaggtGCAGTGTTTGAAGAAAGATGTTGCTACCCTGCAAACTGATTTGGAAGCAGCAAAAGCTGAAAATCATTCTttgaaagaagataatgaggcagggaagaCACGGTTGGTGATGGAGACATCCATGCAGGGTTCTGCTCAAAATGCCCTGAAAGCTCCCCAAGCCAAATTTGACACTGTTCAGGAAGAGTTGAAGGCTGAGAAGAAGGCTATGCAGGAGAAACTAAAGGTAAATGAGGAGTTCGTTGTTGAGAGGGACTTGGTGCAGGGTAGGTACAAGGATGTTGCTCTCTATTTCTTTGGTAGGAgccgtgtggatgctatgaaggAACCTGTTGAAGTCAGGCCTTTCTGGGATCCTGATCATGAGATAGCTAACCTTAATGCCACTTACCCTGAGCTTTGCAAGCTGCATGCTGATGAGGAGGTAGATTCTCCTCCGTCCAAGGAAAAGAGTGGTGAGGCTGGTGATGGGGAGGATGACGAGGAAGAGGAAGAGCCTGTTGATGAGGGGATCAGCTCTGCTACTGCTTCTAAGGCAGGCTAGTTGTTTCTGGTTTGTTTTTTGAAGTAGTTGTTTTCTTGTTTttgcccatccaggggggatgttccctggacaaacgATTTTTTATCTTTGAGAATGTTTTGCCCTACctaggggggatgttccctgggcagttattttttattttggtatAATTTGAATCCTCTACCCAGGAGGGATGTTCCTTGGGCAGTATTTTTTGCCTTGGTTTACCTTGAATCTTTTCTTCTGGTTTCATTGAATAGCCTGATTTGAGTAATTTGTACCTGTAAATAATGCATTTTGAAGTATTTTGTTAGGGagatgcctgtcaggagggcttatggcccacAATCCTTATCAGAAAATGATGGCTTTTTTGCTTGTCAAGATGGCTTTTTAGTAAGAGAGGTGGTTGCCAgtctggagggcttatggccctcagcctgtcaagAGGTCTTTTAGACAAGTAAtctggtctattccacctttatacttgtcttttattttttgtactgagctcagttttttgtgtgtgttttttgGGTCAGGCAGGCACGTGCCTAGTTTTTGTGTATAACATTTCTGGGATgttgttcaggttgggtggagtggccctcaatcctggaTATTTGTTTAAGCCTGTGTGTAAAGTATAACTAATggaaagaaggcgtaaaacaagtttttaggATTCAATATAGTAGGATTTAAACAGGCAGTAGTGTAAAAGAAAATAGGCAGAAATTCAGGAAAGATAGTAGGTAGCAGGAAAACATAATTTGCTAAGGTCACATGATTTCATTTAGGGGTTGTTATATAAAGCTTGCTCAGGCACAGATAGAGTTAATAGTTTTACCTGGTTTGAACTTTTAGACATAAAATAACCTtaggtgggaaatgttccaggatctggggatcatttctccgtccaaaGTTTGTAATCTGTAAGCTCattgtcctactattgaatcaatcaggtatggtccttcccatttcgGGTCTAGTTTGCCAGCATTTTTTTCTTTGGTGTTAGGGAAGACTTTTCGGAGGACAAAATCTCATTCCCTGAACACCCCGATGTTAACatttttgttgtagcttctggctactgtttgtTGATAGGAGGCTATCCTGATCATGGCTGTATCTCTTAATTCTTCAGTCATGGTCAGGATGTCTTGTAGTAGGGGCCTGTTTTCTTCAATGGTATTCAGGCTGCTTCTGGTAGTTGGTACGTGGATTTCTGCTGGGATGACTGCTTCACAACCATAGACCACGGAGTATGGAGTTTGTCCTGTGGCAgttttaggtgtagttctgtcagcccaaaggaccaaggggagttcttcagcccatctgcctttccttATTTTTAGCTTTTTCTTCAGGCAACTGATTACCACTTTGTTGCTGGATTTTGCTTGACcattggcttttgggtagcctggcgtggatgttaccagattgatattccattgtgcacagaaagctgctattctttttcccacaaactgGGTACCGttgtcacaaactatttctgaaggtatcccatatctacatatgatgttgcgtttgataaatgatatgacatccttttctttgacttgcatGTATGagtctgcttctatccatttggaaaagtagtccgTCATTGCTAGCATAAAGACTTTCTATCCAGGTGCTTGAGGTAgcttgcctactatgtccatcCCCCATTTTATGAATGGCTAGGGAGCTGAGATGtaatgtagtagctctgatggttggtggatgTATGGAGAAtggatttggcaggcttcgcctTTGGAGATGTAGGTTATGCAGTCAGCTCTAagggttggccagaagtagcctgtcctTAGAACTTTGCTCGCCAGGCTTCTGCCGCacttgtgatttccacagtaccCATCATGGATGTCCTCTATAACTTGTTTGGCTTCATGAGGTTCCAGGCAACgcaggtaaggtccagcctgtgACTTTTTGAACAACATATTATTGATAATAGTATAGGTGTAggctttgatttttagggcccttGCCTCATTCTTATCATTAGGAAGTATCCCCTATAAGAACCAATCATAATATGGTTTGTTCAAGAATTTGTATCCTCGTGGATGGGGCAAGTTTGGTCAGGTTTGTCAATGGTTGGTTCTGACAGGTtaacaatgggtattttatcaaatacagcaaggctgaaatttgatcccaggctggccaGGGCATTAGCCCGagtgttcaggtctcttggtatttgatcaatgtcaaatgaactaaacATTTTGCAATGGTTTTTGACGTATTCTAAGTATAGAatcatttttgaatcctttgcagcatatattcctttgacttgattggaaattaaaagggagtcggtttttaccttgagatttgtCACACCCAGTTttatacataccttgagtccagctatcagggccTCATATTCAActtcattgtttgttgctttgaaCTCATAACTAATAGCTTgagcaattaggtctccctgtggtgatttcaatACTAATCCTAGGCTAGTTACactcatatttgttgctccatctacgtaTAATGTCAATTCCTGGCCTGATTTATGGGTGTGAaaatggttgacctcttttatgaggtctggttctaggttgggactgaattcagccataaagtctgctaatgcctgcGATTTAATTGTTGTCCTAGATTCACAGATTATATCATAAGTGCTTAACTgcactgaccattttgccattctgcctgaaagttcaggctttCTCAGGACAAATTTGATAGGTAGGTTAGTCCTGATAATaattgggtgactctcaaagtaAGGTCTACGTTTGGTGCAGGATGTAATTAGAGCtaatacatatttttcaagtaagccataccttgtttctgcatccaggagacttttacttacatagtagacagggTGCTGTTGGCCCTCAATTTCTTTAGTCAGGACTCCACCCACTGCTGTGTTAGTGACGGATAGAtaaaccgtcaggggttctcctttgtttggTTTGGCTAACAGTGGAGGAGTGATTAGGTATGCTTTAAAGTCCTGAAAGGCTGCTTCGTGTTCAGGTAGCCATTTGAATGGCTTGTTCTTCCTGAGGAGGTCATAGAAGGAtctgcatctttctgatgatctggatatgaatctgttcagggctgcaactcttccTGTTAGTCTTTGGATGTCTTTGACTGACTTTGGGGACTCCAAATCCAGGatggctcttatttgttctgggctggc
This sequence is a window from Silene latifolia isolate original U9 population chromosome 8, ASM4854445v1, whole genome shotgun sequence. Protein-coding genes within it:
- the LOC141595282 gene encoding uncharacterized protein LOC141595282, which codes for MSVTSLGLVLKSPQGDLIAQAISYEFKATNNEVEYEALIAGLKGILPNDKNEARALKIKAYTYTIINNMLFKKSQAGPYLRCLEPHEAKQVIEDIHDGYCGNHKCGRSLASKVLRTGYFWPTLRADCITYISKGEACQIHSPYIHQPSELLHYISAP